One segment of Rickettsiella grylli DNA contains the following:
- the rplI gene encoding 50S ribosomal protein L9 has product MAQVILLEKIHSLGDLGEQVTVSNGYARNYLYPKNKAVPANKETIAEFKIKRAELEKIAQEKLHAAETRAAAIADLTITIPVKAAEEGRLYGSVGLSELVRAADAAGVMLEKSEIRLPQGPLRQLGEHEVTVQLHSDVIALLKVNIVAEDNGELKK; this is encoded by the coding sequence ATGGCACAAGTAATTTTATTAGAAAAAATACATTCTTTAGGCGATTTAGGTGAGCAAGTGACGGTGAGTAATGGTTATGCGCGAAACTATTTATATCCTAAAAACAAGGCAGTACCTGCTAATAAGGAGACTATTGCTGAGTTTAAAATAAAACGTGCTGAATTAGAGAAAATTGCACAAGAAAAATTACACGCCGCTGAAACGCGTGCAGCAGCGATTGCTGATTTAACAATAACCATACCGGTTAAAGCAGCAGAAGAAGGTCGTTTATATGGTTCTGTGGGATTATCTGAATTAGTTCGAGCAGCAGATGCCGCGGGTGTTATGCTTGAAAAGAGTGAAATTCGCCTGCCTCAAGGCCCTCTGCGTCAATTAGGGGAACATGAAGTCACTGTGCAACTTCATAGCGATGTTATTGCTTTACTAAAAGTAAATATCGTTGCAGAGGATAATGGTGAGTTGAAAAAATAG
- a CDS encoding aminopeptidase P N-terminal domain-containing protein: MFNLLELRHRRQQLVSQLKQDELIFLTAASQCIRNGDVFYAYRQNSDFYYLTAFPEPEAIALLTPRGKFILFNRKEDQAVAMWEGERIGQRRACKEYGADDAFSIDALETNLVEYVKGARVCYYLGDEKNNTRIVKRINKLLMRLKKTPLEYAKKLVDNLHEMRLKKSPTELEQLRQAAYISSKAHQRAMQACRPGLYEYQLEAELLYAFYQQGSQALAYPNIVAGGANACILHYTKNHAPLKSGDLVLIDAGCEYNCYASDITRTFPVNGRFNSEQKAVYQVIFDVQRAIIALIKPGVGWNQLQRCCVEWITQGLVDLGLLKGTINALIQKKSYHKFYMHGCSHWLGLDVHDVGEYRVGKKWRPLEPNMVLTVEPGIYIRPDENVDKKWWNIGIRIEDDVRVTHEGCEVLTAHAPKTISDIEALMRASL, encoded by the coding sequence ATGTTTAATCTTTTGGAATTGCGACATCGGCGCCAGCAATTGGTCTCTCAATTAAAACAGGATGAGCTTATTTTTTTAACGGCAGCATCACAATGTATCCGTAATGGCGATGTGTTTTATGCCTATCGTCAAAACAGCGATTTTTACTATTTGACTGCATTTCCTGAACCTGAAGCGATCGCCTTATTGACTCCCAGAGGGAAATTTATATTATTCAATCGGAAAGAAGACCAGGCCGTCGCGATGTGGGAGGGTGAACGTATTGGTCAACGACGTGCATGTAAAGAATATGGTGCAGACGACGCTTTTTCGATTGACGCGCTTGAAACGAATTTGGTCGAATACGTAAAAGGAGCGCGTGTTTGCTATTACCTGGGTGATGAAAAAAACAACACGCGTATTGTCAAACGAATTAATAAATTGCTCATGCGTTTAAAAAAAACACCGCTCGAATACGCTAAAAAATTAGTGGATAACCTGCATGAAATGCGACTTAAAAAAAGCCCAACAGAATTAGAACAGTTACGCCAAGCGGCTTATATTTCCAGCAAAGCGCATCAGCGAGCCATGCAAGCGTGCCGGCCTGGCTTATATGAATATCAATTAGAAGCCGAATTACTCTATGCCTTTTACCAGCAAGGAAGTCAAGCCTTGGCGTATCCTAATATTGTTGCAGGTGGTGCCAATGCATGCATTTTACACTATACGAAAAACCACGCACCGTTAAAATCGGGTGATTTAGTCTTAATTGATGCGGGGTGTGAATATAATTGTTATGCTTCCGATATAACGCGAACTTTTCCTGTTAATGGTCGGTTTAATTCAGAACAAAAGGCCGTTTATCAAGTCATATTCGACGTTCAGCGTGCTATTATTGCGTTAATAAAACCAGGCGTTGGTTGGAACCAACTGCAACGATGCTGCGTGGAGTGGATCACGCAAGGGTTAGTAGATTTAGGTTTATTAAAAGGAACGATTAATGCACTGATTCAGAAGAAAAGTTATCACAAATTTTATATGCACGGATGCAGTCATTGGTTAGGTTTGGACGTTCATGACGTGGGTGAATATCGAGTAGGAAAAAAATGGCGGCCTTTAGAGCCCAATATGGTATTGACTGTAGAGCCAGGAATCTACATTAGACCCGATGAAAATGTGGATAAAAAATGGTGGAATATTGGCATTCGTATTGAAGACGATGTCAGAGTAACCCATGAGGGTTGTGAAGTATTAACCGCACACGCACCAAAAACGATAAGTGATATTGAAGCACTAATGCGAGCCTCTTTATGA
- the dnaB gene encoding replicative DNA helicase, translating to MQKTDHLKLPPHSLEAEQSVLGGLLLDNQAWDRIADKLKEKDFYLLSHRILFRTISRFANQAKPFDIVTLTDALKNTNELTEAGGDLYLFEVVRNTPSAANIAAYADIVREHSILRQLIGIASEITENAFMPEGRSITELVDEAERKVFQISNQGTRGSGPLKISDFLAKAVDRIDILFHSDQVITGLSTAYKDLDEMTSGLQPADLVIVAGRPSMGKTTFAMNIAEHAAIQGDKPVLIFSMEMPGQALAMRMMSSLGRIDQHKIRTGKLTDEDWPRVTSAVSVLSEAKMLIDDTAALSPGEVRARARRVAKEQGALGLIVIDYIQLMQVPGSKENRTTEISEISRSLKALAKELDVPIIALSQLNRSLEQRADKRPVMSDLRDSGAIEQDADLIIFIYRDEVYNEGSPDKGSAEIIIAKQRNGPTGKVRLTFLGKYTRFENFAPQRYHAENYA from the coding sequence ATGCAAAAAACCGATCATCTTAAGCTACCACCACATTCACTAGAAGCTGAGCAATCTGTTTTAGGCGGGCTTCTTTTGGATAATCAAGCATGGGATAGAATTGCAGATAAGCTAAAAGAAAAAGATTTTTACCTATTATCCCATCGTATCTTGTTTCGTACGATTTCTCGTTTTGCTAATCAGGCTAAACCTTTTGATATCGTAACGCTGACCGATGCATTGAAAAATACAAATGAGTTAACGGAAGCTGGCGGCGATCTTTATTTATTCGAAGTGGTGCGAAATACGCCGAGTGCCGCTAATATTGCAGCCTATGCAGACATTGTGCGAGAACATTCGATTTTACGTCAATTGATTGGTATTGCTTCTGAAATCACTGAAAATGCGTTTATGCCAGAAGGGCGTTCAATTACCGAGTTGGTGGATGAAGCGGAGCGAAAAGTTTTTCAGATTTCTAATCAAGGCACACGAGGAAGTGGTCCTCTTAAAATTAGTGATTTTTTGGCGAAAGCCGTCGATAGAATTGACATCTTGTTTCATTCTGATCAAGTTATCACAGGGCTTTCAACAGCCTATAAAGATTTAGATGAAATGACATCCGGTTTACAGCCGGCTGATCTTGTTATTGTTGCGGGTCGACCCTCCATGGGGAAAACAACATTTGCTATGAATATAGCCGAACATGCAGCCATACAAGGTGATAAACCCGTATTAATTTTTAGCATGGAAATGCCTGGTCAAGCATTAGCGATGCGTATGATGTCTTCACTAGGCCGAATTGATCAACATAAAATCCGGACTGGAAAGTTAACCGATGAAGATTGGCCTCGTGTTACTTCAGCGGTCAGTGTGTTATCGGAAGCCAAGATGTTGATTGATGATACGGCGGCATTAAGTCCAGGAGAAGTTCGTGCACGCGCACGAAGAGTCGCCAAAGAGCAGGGGGCATTAGGGTTGATTGTGATTGATTATATTCAATTAATGCAAGTTCCGGGCTCTAAGGAAAATCGTACCACTGAAATATCTGAAATTTCCCGCAGTTTAAAAGCGTTAGCGAAAGAGCTCGATGTCCCTATTATCGCGTTATCGCAGTTAAACCGGAGTTTAGAACAACGCGCAGATAAAAGACCCGTGATGTCTGATTTACGCGATTCTGGAGCGATTGAACAAGATGCTGATTTAATTATTTTTATTTATCGTGACGAAGTTTACAATGAAGGCAGCCCCGATAAAGGGAGTGCTGAAATTATTATCGCAAAACAGCGTAATGGACCGACGGGTAAAGTTCGGCTGACTTTTCTAGGGAAGTATACCCGTTTTGAAAATTTCGCACCACAACGGTATCATGCTGAGAATTATGCATGA
- the gmhB gene encoding D-glycero-beta-D-manno-heptose 1,7-bisphosphate 7-phosphatase yields the protein MAKNRAFIILDRDGVINVESKNYIKTPEEWLPLPGSLEAIGLLSQTGYTVVVATNQAGVGRGLYTEIDLANIHQKMQDSLKQFGGKIDQIFYCPHHPDTACHCRKPESGLFEQIADYYQMDLTGIHSIGDSLRDIQAARKVGCQPSLVLTGNGEKTLLNNQELVNEIPIFSDLKCAVETLLQEKQHV from the coding sequence ATGGCTAAAAATAGAGCATTTATTATTCTGGATCGGGATGGTGTCATCAATGTTGAATCGAAAAATTACATTAAAACACCTGAAGAATGGTTGCCACTTCCAGGTAGTTTAGAGGCTATTGGGTTATTGAGCCAGACAGGTTATACGGTTGTTGTGGCAACAAATCAAGCGGGTGTGGGGCGTGGTCTTTACACCGAAATTGATTTAGCGAATATTCATCAAAAAATGCAGGATAGTCTCAAGCAATTTGGTGGCAAGATAGACCAAATTTTTTATTGCCCTCATCATCCGGATACGGCATGCCACTGTAGAAAACCAGAGAGCGGTCTATTTGAACAAATCGCTGATTATTATCAAATGGATTTAACGGGTATTCATTCGATTGGTGATTCATTACGGGATATTCAAGCGGCTCGTAAAGTAGGTTGCCAACCCAGCTTAGTTTTAACCGGCAATGGTGAAAAAACCTTATTAAATAATCAAGAATTAGTGAATGAAATTCCTATTTTTTCTGATTTAAAATGCGCAGTGGAAACGTTATTACAGGAAAAACAGCATGTCTAA
- a CDS encoding FAD-dependent monooxygenase, which produces MKPEYDILIVGAGIVGSSLALALSALPLRIGLIEQFPFNSLEETLSLPSKPIALNLASLRILKALKVWPALEPYANPIFRVKVSQQGYFGQLKISAEELGVPQLGAVIPAARLGMELIKALCRLKAPHRAQGSLDLYNPATCVSIHKPKTHWQVVLQTFQNEKKTIHARLIIAADGTDSTVRTLLKIGLKMNSTVERALMTFIESSRHHQHHAYQRFTQEGIIACLPLRENKIGLVWTSEQQTIETLQNLMESEFLERVQQHFSYRFGKLLNYSKPQIYSLKKGVSECQAQAGLLLLGNAAHTLLPIAAQGLNLGLYDMAECVDVITNALKANTDLGDKHVAHAYLQARVSSQQHIIRLTERLKRLQPRFGPLTFIYNNGLLTMDLIPRAKRNLSHRLMGTHGRLPRLVRGLTLQQEEYEYAKI; this is translated from the coding sequence ATGAAGCCAGAGTATGATATCCTCATTGTGGGTGCGGGGATTGTTGGAAGTAGTCTCGCGTTAGCGCTATCGGCGTTACCTTTACGAATCGGTTTAATTGAACAATTCCCGTTTAACTCCTTAGAAGAAACATTATCATTACCCAGTAAACCAATCGCGTTAAATTTGGCGAGTCTGCGTATTTTAAAAGCATTAAAGGTGTGGCCAGCTTTAGAACCTTATGCCAATCCCATTTTTCGTGTTAAGGTTTCACAGCAGGGTTATTTTGGTCAACTGAAAATAAGCGCAGAGGAATTAGGTGTTCCACAATTAGGTGCGGTTATTCCTGCTGCTCGTTTGGGTATGGAGTTAATAAAAGCCTTATGTCGTTTAAAAGCACCCCATAGAGCACAAGGAAGTTTAGATCTTTATAATCCAGCAACCTGCGTGTCGATTCATAAACCAAAAACCCATTGGCAGGTTGTATTGCAAACATTTCAAAATGAAAAAAAGACGATTCATGCCCGTTTAATTATCGCCGCGGATGGTACTGATTCTACCGTTCGCACGTTATTAAAAATTGGTTTGAAAATGAATTCTACCGTTGAAAGGGCGTTGATGACGTTCATTGAGAGTAGTCGACATCATCAACATCATGCGTATCAGCGATTTACACAGGAAGGTATTATCGCTTGTTTGCCTTTACGCGAGAATAAAATCGGTTTAGTGTGGACATCGGAACAACAAACAATTGAAACATTACAAAATTTAATGGAATCAGAATTTTTGGAACGAGTGCAACAGCATTTTTCTTATCGTTTTGGCAAACTATTGAATTATAGTAAACCGCAGATTTATTCATTAAAAAAAGGTGTTTCTGAATGTCAGGCGCAAGCAGGTTTGCTATTATTAGGAAATGCTGCACATACCTTACTTCCTATTGCGGCACAAGGTTTAAATTTAGGTTTGTACGATATGGCTGAGTGTGTAGACGTGATCACAAACGCGCTGAAAGCCAATACCGACCTGGGAGATAAACATGTGGCCCACGCCTATCTCCAAGCGCGCGTATCGTCGCAACAGCATATTATTCGATTGACCGAGCGATTGAAGCGTTTACAGCCTCGTTTTGGCCCGTTGACTTTTATTTATAATAATGGTCTATTAACAATGGATTTAATTCCACGCGCAAAACGAAATTTATCGCATCGTTTAATGGGTACACATGGTCGACTTCCTCGCTTGGTTCGCGGCTTAACGTTACAACAAGAAGAATATGAGTATGCCAAAATTTAA
- a CDS encoding 5-formyltetrahydrofolate cyclo-ligase, which translates to MNNRQLSRKKLQQQRAKISSDDQKIASALLVEKLSRHPLFFQSQTIASYHAIHNEIDPSALIHNAWQHKKKCYLPVVQGEQLIFCSFEIDTLLKKNQFNIPEPPLSRTTCIAAAAIDLVFVPLLGFTEKGQRLGRGAGFYDKSFSFLLHPPRPSRPFLLGLAYEWQKLTNFTDKSWDVPLNAIITEKQIYFRSMN; encoded by the coding sequence ATGAATAATCGTCAATTATCTCGTAAAAAATTACAACAACAACGCGCCAAAATTTCGTCCGATGATCAAAAAATAGCCTCTGCTCTACTTGTTGAAAAATTAAGCCGTCATCCATTATTTTTCCAAAGCCAAACCATTGCAAGTTATCACGCTATTCATAACGAAATTGATCCCTCAGCACTCATTCATAACGCGTGGCAACATAAAAAAAAATGTTATTTGCCCGTCGTCCAGGGTGAGCAATTAATATTTTGTTCTTTTGAAATCGATACGCTCTTAAAAAAAAACCAGTTTAATATTCCCGAGCCTCCCTTATCGCGCACGACCTGTATTGCAGCGGCGGCTATCGATTTAGTCTTCGTTCCTCTATTAGGTTTTACTGAAAAAGGTCAACGTCTCGGTAGAGGCGCAGGTTTTTATGACAAAAGTTTTTCTTTTTTATTACACCCGCCAAGACCCTCTCGTCCCTTTTTACTAGGACTTGCCTATGAATGGCAAAAATTAACCAACTTCACTGACAAAAGCTGGGACGTCCCTCTTAATGCCATCATCACCGAAAAACAAATTTACTTTCGTTCAATGAATTAG
- a CDS encoding UbiH/UbiF/VisC/COQ6 family ubiquinone biosynthesis hydroxylase: MTLKTIPTDFDIVIVGGGIMGLTLACHLIEKDLKIAIINKETIAQSSNPLTSKLRTIALTLASCSYLKALKVWQRFNEKQYAPFRCMEVWEASQSSQLFVDSADIGEPSLGYIVKNDDLKHALYAQAKTDPELTWITKDALFEMHVEENHIDINLISGLKLRTRLLVGADGDQSKVRQLAGFYSKATDYQQRALIATVKNEWAHENMARQIFLEKGSLAFLPLKNPFMCSIVWSSDPVNVRHLETIDDDLFCSELTQAIEQRLGQVISTSPRLSYPLKIQEVERYVKPRIALIGDCAHIIHPLAGQGANLGLADVQCLARVVVEAKQKGRSISALHTLRRYERERRFHNRLMMGSVDAIKYLFLSTHPVLQKTRQYGLTMINRTTCLKNVIARYAMGSF; encoded by the coding sequence ATGACATTGAAAACCATACCAACGGATTTTGATATTGTTATTGTTGGTGGTGGCATTATGGGCTTAACGCTGGCGTGTCATTTAATAGAAAAGGATTTAAAGATTGCGATTATCAATAAAGAGACGATCGCGCAATCTTCTAATCCGCTTACTTCCAAACTTCGTACGATTGCGTTGACGTTGGCGTCTTGTTCCTATTTAAAAGCATTGAAGGTGTGGCAGCGATTTAACGAAAAGCAATATGCGCCCTTTCGATGCATGGAAGTCTGGGAAGCCAGCCAATCTTCTCAACTTTTTGTGGATAGTGCGGACATAGGCGAACCGAGTTTAGGTTATATTGTTAAGAACGATGATTTAAAACATGCCTTATATGCACAAGCGAAAACGGATCCCGAATTAACGTGGATTACAAAAGATGCCTTATTTGAAATGCACGTGGAAGAAAATCACATTGATATCAACTTAATCTCTGGATTAAAACTACGGACGCGCTTATTGGTGGGTGCCGATGGTGATCAATCTAAAGTGAGGCAATTAGCCGGTTTTTATAGTAAAGCGACCGATTATCAACAGCGAGCGCTTATTGCGACCGTGAAAAATGAATGGGCGCATGAAAATATGGCGCGACAAATTTTTTTAGAAAAAGGTTCTTTAGCTTTTTTGCCCTTAAAAAATCCGTTTATGTGCTCTATTGTTTGGTCGAGTGATCCCGTTAACGTGCGTCATTTAGAGACAATAGATGATGATCTTTTTTGCAGCGAATTAACACAGGCCATCGAACAGCGTTTAGGTCAAGTGATATCGACAAGTCCGCGTTTAAGTTATCCATTAAAAATTCAAGAGGTCGAGCGGTACGTTAAACCCCGTATTGCATTAATCGGTGATTGTGCACATATCATTCATCCCTTAGCGGGCCAAGGTGCTAATTTAGGATTGGCCGATGTACAGTGTTTGGCGCGCGTCGTCGTAGAGGCCAAACAGAAAGGTCGTTCAATCAGTGCGCTGCATACGTTACGTCGCTATGAAAGAGAGCGTCGTTTTCATAATCGACTGATGATGGGAAGTGTCGATGCTATTAAATATTTATTTTTATCTACGCATCCTGTTTTACAGAAAACACGCCAGTATGGATTAACGATGATTAATCGCACAACGTGTTTGAAAAATGTGATTGCTCGATATGCGATGGGGTCATTTTAA
- the alr gene encoding alanine racemase gives MSRPFTVELNLGALCHNVKRVRDIAPRSKLLAMVKANAYGHGLLPIAKALTDIDGFGVSCSEEALYLRQAGLKQRIVLMEGIFSQDEISLLTDYELDTVIHDHHQLYLLSKHPLPRKVNVWLKINTGMNRLGFSPNDFDAVLDKLSRHAWLNIVCVMTHFSNADNIRNTTTKNQIKLFEQTLKGYPFPTSLANSAAILASPHVHADWVRPGLMLYGVSPFSNSSGAHYGLKPVMTLKSEIISIQQLKKGDKVGYRGTWISPQSLRVGTVAIGYGDGYPYSAKSGTPILVNGKLTELIGHVSMDMLTVNLLNQLETKIGDSVVLWGAGLPVEQIAKRTSSFCYELLCGINRGQLVRTRIEEINDAKNH, from the coding sequence ATGAGCAGACCTTTTACGGTGGAACTCAATTTAGGTGCGCTGTGTCATAATGTAAAGCGGGTACGTGATATTGCCCCGCGATCCAAACTATTAGCGATGGTCAAAGCCAATGCTTACGGTCATGGTTTACTGCCTATTGCAAAAGCATTAACGGATATTGACGGTTTCGGTGTTTCCTGTTCGGAGGAAGCGCTTTATTTGCGTCAAGCAGGGTTAAAGCAACGGATTGTATTAATGGAAGGCATATTTTCTCAGGATGAAATTTCATTATTAACAGATTATGAATTGGATACGGTTATCCATGATCATCACCAACTCTATTTACTCAGTAAACATCCATTACCCCGTAAAGTGAATGTTTGGTTGAAAATAAATACCGGCATGAATCGTTTAGGGTTCTCACCAAACGATTTTGATGCTGTTTTGGATAAGTTATCTCGCCATGCGTGGCTGAATATTGTCTGTGTGATGACGCATTTTTCGAATGCCGATAACATAAGGAATACGACCACTAAAAATCAAATAAAATTATTTGAGCAAACACTGAAAGGGTATCCGTTTCCAACAAGCTTAGCAAATTCAGCCGCAATTTTAGCCTCCCCTCACGTTCATGCAGATTGGGTTCGTCCTGGCTTAATGCTCTACGGAGTTTCTCCTTTTTCAAATTCATCAGGTGCTCACTATGGATTGAAACCGGTGATGACCTTAAAATCTGAAATTATTTCGATTCAGCAATTAAAAAAAGGAGATAAAGTAGGGTATAGAGGAACATGGATTTCCCCTCAATCTTTACGCGTAGGTACAGTTGCCATTGGTTATGGTGATGGTTACCCCTATAGCGCTAAAAGCGGTACGCCTATTTTGGTGAATGGAAAATTAACGGAGCTGATAGGTCATGTCTCTATGGATATGTTGACCGTTAATTTATTGAATCAATTAGAAACTAAAATTGGTGATTCGGTGGTGTTATGGGGGGCAGGATTACCCGTTGAACAAATCGCAAAACGTACATCCTCTTTTTGTTACGAATTATTATGTGGTATTAATCGCGGACAATTAGTCCGTACACGTATTGAGGAAATAAATGATGCAAAAAATCATTAA
- a CDS encoding UPF0149 family protein, whose amino-acid sequence MQTQSKTPAFDDFYHLLTQAEVVTSPAEIHGMLCGFVCVGPKLNGGFLIDILLKRLGNRPPFMLGSQDAIVSLYDAACRQLSGLQTFQLLLPNAQHQLEERAEALSLWCQGFLYGLGLGGSTIEDETPDVIHEALYCIAEIAKLNMNHLEIMELNKLAYDEAIEFITHAIPLIYEELTYYSLEGSTDSMYLH is encoded by the coding sequence ATGCAAACTCAGTCAAAAACTCCTGCTTTCGATGATTTTTACCATTTATTGACTCAAGCTGAAGTGGTGACTTCTCCGGCAGAAATACATGGCATGTTGTGCGGGTTTGTCTGTGTAGGCCCTAAACTGAATGGTGGCTTCTTAATCGATATTTTGCTCAAGCGCTTGGGTAATCGTCCACCTTTTATGTTGGGTTCGCAGGACGCTATTGTCAGTTTATATGATGCGGCGTGCCGTCAATTAAGCGGCTTGCAAACGTTTCAATTGTTATTACCGAATGCGCAACATCAGTTAGAAGAACGAGCTGAAGCGTTAAGTTTATGGTGTCAAGGTTTTTTATATGGGTTAGGTTTAGGTGGGAGTACGATTGAAGACGAAACACCCGATGTCATACATGAAGCGTTGTATTGTATTGCTGAGATTGCCAAACTGAATATGAATCATTTAGAAATCATGGAGCTCAATAAGTTGGCTTATGATGAAGCTATCGAGTTTATTACCCATGCTATCCCTTTAATTTATGAAGAATTAACCTATTATTCCCTCGAAGGAAGTACGGATTCAATGTATCTTCATTAG
- a CDS encoding NAD-dependent malic enzyme, which produces MPKFKPVTDQNENVRFLETNALGSTLLTTAKLNKGTAFTESERQELGLLGKLPYRVESLQQQTQRVYQQFLKKEDNLEKHLYLRCLHNTNEILFYKLVSQHLTEMLPVLYTPTVGKAVEQFSQEFQEARGLYIAYPDNDRIDQILDNRLNPEVDIIVMTDGEGVLGLGDQGIGGMGICIAKLIVYVLCAGINPNRLLPIQIDVGTNNEQLLNDPLYLGWRHPRVSGQQYDDMIARVVSAIQRKLPRAYLHWEDFGRENARRNLECYRDTMCTFNDDMQGTGAVTLVALLSAIRRTKVPLTEQRIVIVGAGTAGTGIADQLCAGMLRQGLSRDEALSRFYLVGRHGLIQDSTPNLTAFQKPYAQRLMNKTEATWQLYDVVQKFKPTVLIGSSGQGGIFTEAIVKTMASQVEYPIIFPLSNPTEKSEATPDDLFNWTEGRALIATGSPFGQVYYKGEKIPIAQCNNALIYPGIGLGVVTAQATRLSDGMIWEACNALSHFTQTSSSKKALLPHFEDIQAMSRCIALAVAAQARREGLAQVPDSIDLTQEMDRQFWKPEYLPYRYSKSL; this is translated from the coding sequence ATGCCAAAATTTAAACCGGTTACGGATCAAAATGAAAACGTTCGTTTTTTAGAAACAAATGCGTTGGGTTCGACGCTATTAACAACGGCTAAATTAAATAAAGGCACTGCATTTACGGAATCAGAACGACAGGAGTTAGGATTACTTGGAAAATTGCCCTATCGTGTCGAAAGTTTACAGCAACAAACGCAACGTGTTTACCAACAATTTTTAAAAAAAGAAGATAATTTAGAAAAGCACCTTTATTTACGGTGTTTGCATAATACAAATGAAATATTATTTTATAAATTAGTCAGTCAACATTTAACAGAGATGTTGCCTGTGTTGTATACACCAACTGTTGGAAAAGCCGTTGAACAATTTAGTCAAGAATTCCAAGAAGCACGTGGTTTATATATTGCTTATCCCGATAACGATCGGATCGATCAAATCCTTGATAATCGTTTAAATCCAGAAGTGGACATTATTGTGATGACCGATGGAGAGGGTGTATTAGGTTTAGGTGATCAAGGTATCGGAGGAATGGGCATTTGTATCGCAAAATTAATCGTTTATGTTCTCTGTGCGGGGATTAATCCCAACCGGTTATTGCCAATACAAATCGATGTGGGAACGAACAATGAACAATTGCTGAATGATCCCCTCTATTTGGGTTGGCGTCATCCCCGCGTATCAGGTCAACAATATGATGATATGATAGCGCGTGTTGTTTCTGCAATACAACGAAAATTACCTCGTGCTTATTTGCATTGGGAAGATTTTGGTCGTGAAAATGCACGACGTAATTTAGAATGCTACCGTGATACGATGTGTACGTTTAATGACGATATGCAAGGGACAGGCGCAGTGACCTTAGTTGCACTGTTGTCGGCTATTCGGCGCACTAAAGTTCCTTTAACTGAACAACGCATTGTTATTGTGGGGGCAGGTACGGCTGGAACAGGGATTGCCGATCAATTATGTGCGGGTATGCTACGACAAGGTTTATCGAGAGATGAGGCGTTATCACGATTTTATTTGGTAGGGCGGCATGGCTTGATACAAGATTCGACACCGAATCTAACAGCTTTTCAAAAACCTTATGCCCAACGATTGATGAATAAAACCGAGGCGACGTGGCAGCTCTATGATGTTGTGCAAAAATTTAAACCCACGGTATTAATCGGTAGTTCGGGTCAAGGCGGAATTTTTACGGAAGCTATCGTTAAAACGATGGCAAGTCAGGTTGAATATCCAATCATTTTTCCATTGTCAAATCCGACAGAAAAATCAGAAGCAACACCCGATGATTTGTTCAATTGGACAGAGGGACGTGCACTGATTGCGACGGGAAGCCCTTTTGGTCAAGTTTATTATAAAGGTGAAAAAATACCGATTGCACAATGTAATAATGCGCTGATTTATCCAGGGATTGGTTTGGGTGTCGTTACTGCACAAGCAACTCGTCTCAGTGATGGCATGATTTGGGAAGCCTGCAACGCTTTAAGCCATTTTACCCAAACATCATCGTCGAAAAAGGCATTATTACCTCATTTTGAAGACATACAAGCCATGAGTCGCTGTATCGCTTTAGCGGTAGCTGCACAAGCACGTCGAGAAGGTTTAGCACAAGTTCCAGACTCCATTGATTTGACCCAAGAAATGGATAGGCAATTTTGGAAGCCCGAATACCTGCCTTATCGTTATTCCAAATCGCTATGA